In Desulfuromonas sp. KJ2020, a single window of DNA contains:
- the rseP gene encoding RIP metalloprotease RseP, whose protein sequence is MFTLVAGILMLGILVFIHEFGHFLVAKLAGVKVLKFSLGFGPRLLSIRYGETDYMICAIPLGGYVQMLGESVGDLGEGGAVTPEERKRSFANKPVSRRMAIVAAGPIMNLLLPFLVLPVAYLVGVNVPAYLERTPCVGMVTAGSEAESAGFARGDCIQRINGDRVPTWSDANRALISYAGYGLDFSVQRDEQVVSILLTPEDGGLEGLESVGLMPVQRAVVGALAPGMPAEKAGLQVGDEILAINDHPIVSWYDLSPIIQQTGAAPAVYRVNRQGETLSFSVQTQRSEENPDEYLLGVAPQLETSFKRFGLADAMNAGADRAMELIDLTLVFLQKLFAGHVPSKNIGGPITVIQVAGQAAQTDLASILSVLAFLSIQLGILNLLPIPILDGGHLFFNFFELILRRPLSLKTREIAQQIGLMLLLGLMVFAFYNDIVRIFFGG, encoded by the coding sequence ATGTTCACTCTGGTCGCCGGCATCCTCATGCTGGGCATACTTGTCTTTATCCACGAATTCGGCCACTTTCTTGTGGCCAAGTTGGCGGGAGTCAAGGTTCTCAAGTTCTCTCTCGGGTTCGGTCCAAGGCTTCTCTCCATCCGTTACGGTGAAACCGATTATATGATCTGCGCCATTCCTCTCGGCGGCTATGTGCAGATGCTGGGGGAAAGTGTGGGAGACCTGGGGGAGGGTGGGGCTGTCACACCTGAGGAACGCAAGCGCTCCTTTGCCAACAAGCCTGTTTCGCGGCGCATGGCGATCGTTGCTGCCGGCCCCATCATGAACCTCCTGCTGCCATTTCTTGTTCTGCCTGTGGCTTATCTGGTTGGTGTCAATGTGCCGGCCTATCTGGAGAGGACCCCTTGTGTTGGCATGGTGACAGCGGGTTCCGAAGCTGAATCGGCCGGTTTTGCCCGGGGCGACTGCATCCAGCGTATCAACGGGGACCGAGTGCCGACCTGGTCGGACGCCAATCGCGCACTGATTTCCTACGCTGGCTATGGACTGGATTTCAGCGTTCAACGGGATGAACAGGTAGTTTCGATCCTGCTGACGCCCGAAGATGGCGGTCTGGAAGGGTTGGAGTCCGTCGGTCTTATGCCGGTCCAGAGGGCTGTCGTGGGAGCTCTCGCTCCCGGCATGCCGGCTGAAAAAGCCGGCCTGCAGGTGGGAGACGAAATCCTGGCCATTAACGATCACCCGATCGTGTCCTGGTATGATTTGAGCCCCATCATTCAGCAGACCGGGGCGGCTCCGGCCGTCTATCGGGTGAATCGGCAAGGGGAGACGCTGAGCTTTTCGGTGCAGACCCAGCGGAGCGAAGAAAACCCCGATGAATACCTTTTAGGTGTCGCACCTCAGCTTGAGACCAGTTTTAAAAGATTTGGCCTGGCTGACGCCATGAACGCCGGGGCGGACAGGGCGATGGAGCTTATTGATCTGACACTGGTTTTCCTGCAAAAGTTATTTGCCGGCCATGTTCCCAGCAAAAATATCGGCGGACCTATTACAGTCATTCAGGTGGCAGGGCAGGCCGCTCAGACGGATCTGGCCAGTATCCTCTCGGTTCTGGCCTTTCTCAGCATTCAGCTGGGAATCCTCAATCTCTTGCCGATCCCGATTCTCGACGGGGGGCATCTGTTTTTCAATTTCTTTGAACTGATCCTGCGCCGGCCCCTTTCGCTCAAGACCCGGGAGATCGCCCAGCAGATCGGCTTGATGTTGCTTCTGGGTCTGATGGTTTTCGCTTTTTACAATGATATTGTGCGTATATTTTTTGGAGGGTAG
- a CDS encoding phosphatidate cytidylyltransferase, whose product MLTALVALPLLVLFIIYASPMVFNVLVFGVGLLALHEFYGMALSDGRQKIQLLAVVGGSFLLIPFALGNVGYFQGWLVFLLLFFAVAFLFSFRDLTRVVQEMGLVMLGLLYIPLLLGHLMLLRDLPFGREWIFFALLCIMACDSAAYFIGSALGRRKLYPAISPNKSVEGALGGVAGTFVGAGLAKIFFFQELSWSDVVLLGGVLGVLGQLGDLFESMLKRSFNVKDSGTLIPGHGGILDRLDSLLFAFAPVYYYAFLFFKG is encoded by the coding sequence ATTTTAACGGCCTTGGTTGCGCTTCCTCTGCTGGTGCTTTTTATTATCTATGCCAGCCCTATGGTTTTCAATGTGCTGGTTTTTGGCGTCGGACTTTTGGCTCTTCATGAGTTCTATGGGATGGCACTTAGCGACGGTCGCCAAAAAATCCAGCTTCTTGCCGTTGTTGGCGGTTCTTTTCTCCTTATCCCTTTTGCCTTGGGGAATGTCGGGTATTTCCAGGGCTGGCTTGTTTTCCTCCTTCTCTTTTTCGCTGTGGCTTTTCTGTTCTCCTTTCGCGACCTGACGCGTGTTGTCCAGGAAATGGGCCTTGTCATGCTGGGCCTGCTGTATATCCCCTTGCTTCTGGGGCATCTTATGCTCCTCAGAGACCTGCCTTTCGGGCGGGAATGGATCTTTTTTGCCCTTCTTTGCATTATGGCCTGTGATTCAGCGGCTTATTTTATCGGTTCAGCTCTCGGTCGACGCAAACTCTATCCCGCTATCAGCCCTAATAAAAGTGTAGAAGGGGCTTTGGGGGGAGTGGCCGGAACCTTTGTCGGGGCGGGACTGGCCAAAATCTTTTTCTTTCAGGAGCTTTCGTGGAGTGACGTGGTTTTGCTGGGCGGAGTCCTGGGTGTGCTGGGGCAGCTTGGCGACCTTTTCGAGTCCATGCTCAAGCGCAGCTTCAATGTCAAGGATTCCGGGACCCTCATCCCCGGCCACGGTGGCATTCTCGATCGGTTGGACAGTCTGCTGTTCGCCTTTGCTCCGGTTTACTATTATGCTTTTCTGTTTTTCAAGGGATAG
- a CDS encoding response regulator — MGSKIKRILIVDDEENTRIGLSKLLSQEGFEVCSVPNGQEALEYLKSSRVNLVISDINMPEMNGLTFLKELNRLYPSTHVIMITAYGGVESYLEAMNLGAFEYIHKPIKIEELKSVMEKIHNDAKQASSVGSM; from the coding sequence GTGGGATCAAAAATCAAAAGAATTCTAATTGTTGATGATGAAGAGAATACCCGTATTGGCCTGAGCAAGCTGCTCAGTCAGGAAGGGTTTGAGGTCTGCAGCGTTCCCAACGGTCAGGAGGCCTTGGAATACCTGAAGTCCAGTCGGGTGAACCTGGTCATCAGCGATATCAATATGCCTGAAATGAACGGGCTGACCTTTCTCAAGGAACTCAACCGTCTCTACCCCAGTACCCATGTCATCATGATTACGGCCTATGGTGGGGTCGAGTCTTATCTGGAGGCCATGAATCTCGGAGCCTTCGAATACATTCACAAGCCGATCAAAATTGAAGAACTCAAGTCTGTGATGGAAAAAATTCATAATGACGCCAAACAGGCGTCTTCAGTTGGCTCTATGTGA
- a CDS encoding purine-nucleoside phosphorylase has protein sequence MFEDCRQIQEAVATEKGPAPFDLAVVLGSGLGAFANHVQEPAVWPYRKFNCFPDAMVAGHSGQLVAGTFLGWRVLVFQGRYHLYQGHSATQVSLPARIAHVLGCPRLLLTNAVGGINPAFQPGDFMYIADHINLMGDNPLRGNFPNPFVDLSTLYLDTLYRPLREYATQHQIRLHRGVLCAVQGPSYETPAEIRAMKLLGADAVSMSTVPEAIMAKYLGMDVVGLSSISNHAAGLSSAPLQHEEVLSAGKRAEGRFVDLVSRLIGLWQETVPTSA, from the coding sequence ATGTTCGAGGATTGTCGGCAAATCCAGGAAGCCGTCGCAACAGAAAAGGGCCCAGCGCCCTTTGATCTGGCTGTCGTCCTCGGTTCGGGCCTGGGCGCCTTCGCTAACCACGTCCAGGAACCGGCCGTCTGGCCCTATCGGAAATTTAACTGTTTTCCTGATGCCATGGTTGCCGGCCATTCGGGTCAGCTGGTCGCCGGGACCTTTTTGGGCTGGCGAGTACTGGTTTTTCAGGGCCGTTATCATCTTTATCAGGGACATTCAGCCACTCAGGTGTCCCTGCCAGCCCGTATTGCGCACGTCCTCGGCTGCCCCCGACTGCTGCTGACCAATGCGGTGGGTGGCATCAACCCCGCCTTCCAGCCTGGCGATTTTATGTATATCGCCGACCACATCAATCTCATGGGGGATAACCCGCTCCGAGGAAACTTCCCCAATCCCTTTGTCGATCTTTCGACTCTCTACCTGGATACGCTCTACCGTCCTTTGCGTGAATACGCCACGCAGCACCAGATTCGGCTGCATCGTGGGGTGCTCTGCGCCGTGCAGGGACCCTCTTACGAAACCCCGGCCGAAATCCGCGCCATGAAACTTCTCGGGGCCGATGCGGTGTCCATGTCAACCGTTCCTGAAGCCATCATGGCCAAATATCTCGGCATGGACGTCGTCGGTCTTTCCTCCATCTCCAATCATGCCGCCGGTCTTTCTTCCGCTCCTCTGCAGCACGAGGAGGTATTGTCCGCCGGGAAAAGGGCCGAAGGCCGTTTTGTCGACCTGGTCAGTCGTTTGATCGGCCTCTGGCAAGAAACGGTGCCCACCTCTGCCTGA
- a CDS encoding 1-deoxy-D-xylulose-5-phosphate reductoisomerase has protein sequence MKKISVLGSTGSIGVSTLDIAAAHPDQFQIVALTAGANLHLLAEQVRRFRPSVVAVLRKEDEVSLRDMLGAAAPEVLSGLEGLMACAVHDEAQMVVSAIVGAAGLVPTMAAIESGKDIALANKETLVTAGALVMEAVQRKGVKLYPVDSEHSAIFQSLEGHRKADVRRLILTASGGPFRDKALAELKQVSPADALAHPNWSMGKKISIDSATMMNKGLEVIEARWLFDLPADRIDVHIHPQSIVHSMVEYVDGSVIAQLGIPDMKTPIAYALSYPERLPLNLPALDLCALGSLSFSKPDNQRFACLELAYEALRAEGTAPAVLNAANEVAVEAFLNRELGFLAIPDILRRVLDAHRHGALTHIDEALRADRWGRQAARRLIDAAL, from the coding sequence ATGAAGAAAATATCTGTACTTGGATCTACCGGATCGATTGGCGTCAGCACGCTGGATATCGCTGCGGCCCATCCCGATCAATTTCAGATTGTTGCTCTGACGGCCGGTGCCAATCTTCACCTGCTGGCCGAACAGGTTCGGCGCTTTCGTCCTTCTGTCGTGGCTGTGCTACGCAAGGAAGACGAGGTTTCCTTGCGCGATATGCTGGGCGCGGCCGCGCCGGAGGTTCTTTCCGGGCTGGAAGGACTCATGGCCTGTGCTGTTCACGACGAGGCTCAGATGGTCGTTTCGGCCATCGTCGGCGCCGCCGGACTGGTCCCCACCATGGCCGCGATCGAGTCGGGCAAGGATATCGCCCTCGCCAACAAGGAGACTCTGGTGACAGCGGGCGCCCTGGTCATGGAGGCGGTCCAGCGCAAAGGCGTGAAGCTTTATCCGGTTGACAGCGAACATTCGGCTATCTTCCAGTCCCTGGAAGGGCATCGCAAGGCTGATGTCCGGCGTCTGATTTTGACGGCCTCCGGGGGACCGTTCCGGGACAAAGCCCTCGCCGAACTGAAGCAGGTTTCTCCCGCCGATGCGCTGGCGCACCCGAACTGGTCCATGGGGAAGAAGATTTCCATCGATTCTGCCACCATGATGAACAAGGGACTTGAAGTCATCGAGGCCCGCTGGCTTTTCGATTTGCCGGCGGACCGGATCGATGTCCATATTCATCCCCAGAGCATCGTTCACTCCATGGTCGAATATGTCGATGGGTCGGTCATTGCTCAGCTTGGCATCCCCGACATGAAAACCCCCATCGCCTATGCTCTGTCCTATCCGGAACGGCTCCCTCTGAATCTTCCCGCGCTGGATCTTTGCGCTTTAGGTTCCCTGAGCTTCTCGAAACCCGACAACCAACGTTTCGCCTGCCTGGAACTCGCCTATGAGGCACTCAGGGCTGAGGGTACCGCTCCCGCTGTCCTTAACGCCGCCAACGAGGTGGCCGTCGAGGCCTTTCTCAACAGGGAACTCGGCTTTTTAGCCATCCCCGATATCTTGCGTCGCGTTCTGGACGCCCATCGCCATGGTGCGCTGACACATATCGACGAAGCCCTGCGCGCCGATCGCTGGGGGCGACAGGCGGCACGTCGTCTGATAGACGCGGCCTTGTAG
- a CDS encoding isoprenyl transferase, with amino-acid sequence MQTPQHLAIIMDGNGRWAERRQLPRTAGHSRGADNVRTVIEECRLQGIRYLTLYAFSSENWGRPPAEIDALMSLLARYLANELPKMLGEGIRFNVIGEIERLPADVQVSLKEAMERTGNNQEMVLTLALSYGGRDEILRAVRGLCRQVSAGTLATEDIDEEVFSGALDTHDLPDPDLLIRTSGEMRVSNFLLWQLAYAELYFTETLWPDFDVAELRRALELYAQRERRYGLTAEQVTQSSSPKEGNH; translated from the coding sequence ATGCAGACTCCACAACATCTCGCCATTATCATGGATGGGAACGGCCGCTGGGCTGAACGCCGACAGTTGCCGCGTACGGCCGGCCACAGTCGTGGTGCCGATAACGTGCGTACTGTCATCGAGGAGTGCAGGCTTCAGGGGATTCGCTACCTCACCCTGTATGCCTTCAGCTCTGAAAACTGGGGAAGACCCCCCGCTGAGATAGACGCCCTGATGTCCCTTCTCGCCAGATATCTCGCCAACGAACTCCCCAAAATGTTGGGTGAGGGCATTCGATTTAATGTGATCGGCGAAATCGAGCGCCTGCCTGCCGATGTGCAGGTGTCGCTCAAAGAAGCCATGGAACGGACCGGCAACAACCAGGAAATGGTGCTGACCCTGGCTCTTTCCTATGGTGGCAGAGATGAAATTCTGCGGGCCGTTCGCGGGCTTTGTCGGCAGGTTTCCGCTGGAACCTTGGCGACCGAGGATATTGACGAGGAAGTTTTTTCAGGCGCTCTGGATACCCATGATCTGCCTGATCCCGATCTGCTTATCCGCACCAGCGGCGAGATGCGGGTCAGTAATTTTTTACTTTGGCAGTTAGCTTATGCCGAATTATACTTCACCGAAACACTATGGCCTGACTTCGACGTGGCTGAGCTGCGTCGTGCCCTGGAACTCTATGCCCAACGAGAGAGGCGCTACGGTCTGACGGCTGAGCAGGTTACTCAATCCTCGTCGCCCAAGGAGGGGAATCATTAA
- the tsaB gene encoding tRNA (adenosine(37)-N6)-threonylcarbamoyltransferase complex dimerization subunit type 1 TsaB: MSEVLLAVDTSTPAGSIAISRGETLVGELFLDLKAANHTDRLLLSISQLLSDCAMSIQDIAAFGVVVGPGSFTGLRVGLATVKGLAMATGKPVVGVSSLSVLAASVPFARYPVCVMVDARKQEVYSELFTCEKGHPQSIGTAVVADPERVVSNLEASTLFIGNGAVLYRSLILKHLGAKAHFAPWPFTAPRASLAASLLLEAYRQGEAIPLESLAPLYIRLSEAEIAMAKRQENDFIQG; encoded by the coding sequence TTGTCTGAAGTCCTTCTTGCCGTGGATACTTCCACCCCTGCTGGGAGCATTGCGATCAGTCGTGGCGAAACCCTCGTCGGTGAACTCTTTCTCGACCTTAAAGCTGCCAATCACACGGATCGACTGCTGCTCAGCATATCGCAGCTGCTGTCCGATTGTGCTATGTCCATCCAGGATATCGCAGCCTTCGGCGTTGTTGTCGGCCCGGGCTCCTTTACGGGGCTGCGGGTAGGGCTGGCTACGGTCAAGGGGCTTGCCATGGCGACCGGCAAACCCGTTGTCGGCGTCTCTTCCTTGAGTGTTCTGGCCGCCTCTGTCCCATTTGCCCGTTATCCGGTCTGTGTCATGGTGGACGCACGCAAGCAGGAGGTCTATTCGGAGCTTTTTACCTGCGAGAAAGGGCATCCTCAAAGCATCGGAACCGCCGTGGTGGCCGATCCTGAAAGGGTGGTGTCCAATTTAGAGGCTTCAACCCTGTTTATCGGCAACGGCGCCGTTCTGTATCGTTCGCTCATTTTGAAACATTTGGGGGCTAAGGCCCATTTCGCCCCCTGGCCTTTTACCGCACCCCGGGCTTCCCTGGCCGCCAGTCTCTTGCTGGAGGCGTATCGGCAGGGGGAAGCCATTCCTCTTGAATCCCTGGCACCCCTTTATATTCGCCTTTCCGAGGCCGAAATTGCCATGGCCAAACGCCAGGAGAATGACTTTATTCAAGGTTGA
- a CDS encoding universal stress protein, which produces MKNFNTILFATDFSECSDQAFQYAHMLAKKCEAKLLLVHVINEPVDLRGFYVPHISFDKLEEEIEEGAKKMMEKFCRTHLGEDIRYETFIVPGIPYDEIIKKGQEQSADLIILGTHGRTGLDHVLFGSTAEKVVRKSPIPVMTVTSSEK; this is translated from the coding sequence ATGAAAAATTTCAATACCATCCTTTTTGCCACGGATTTTTCCGAATGTTCTGATCAGGCCTTTCAATATGCCCATATGTTGGCCAAAAAGTGTGAGGCAAAACTTCTGCTGGTTCATGTCATCAACGAACCGGTTGACCTGCGTGGCTTTTACGTCCCCCATATTTCCTTTGACAAACTGGAAGAGGAAATTGAAGAGGGCGCTAAAAAGATGATGGAAAAGTTTTGCCGAACCCACCTTGGTGAGGATATCCGTTACGAGACCTTTATCGTGCCGGGGATACCTTACGATGAGATCATCAAGAAGGGGCAGGAGCAGTCCGCCGACCTCATCATCCTGGGAACCCACGGACGTACGGGTCTCGACCATGTTTTGTTTGGCAGCACCGCTGAAAAGGTCGTGCGCAAGTCTCCGATTCCGGTCATGACGGTTACCAGTAGCGAAAAGTGA
- a CDS encoding YdcH family protein yields the protein MQQDSQSLVQSLFDQNPRFRLLYEEHQLLEKDLESLTRKSFLTPEEELEKRKLQKLKLAGKDEMERILNNYR from the coding sequence ATGCAGCAGGATAGTCAGTCCCTGGTACAAAGTCTTTTCGACCAGAATCCCCGCTTTCGGTTACTTTACGAGGAACATCAACTGCTGGAAAAAGACTTGGAATCACTCACCAGAAAATCTTTTCTGACTCCTGAGGAAGAACTGGAAAAACGAAAATTACAGAAGCTCAAACTTGCCGGAAAGGACGAAATGGAGCGCATCCTCAATAACTATCGTTAG
- the ilvD gene encoding dihydroxy-acid dehydratase, with product MAGLRSNTSTQGRNMAGARALWRATGVKNSDFGKPVIAVVNSFTQFVPGHVHLHALGQLVVAEVEKAGGIAKEFNTVAICDGIAMGHAGMLYSLPSRELIADSVEYMVNAHCADALVCISNCDKVTPGMLMAAMRLNIPAIFVSGGPMEAGKVHIAGKELHVDLIDAMVAAATPGVSDKDLAEYERSSCPTCGSCSGMFTANSMNCLTEALGFSLPGNGSLVATHSERKKLFVEAGKRIVEMAKRYYEQGDQTVLPRSIAGFAAFENAMRLDIAMGGSTNTVLHLLAVAQEGAVNFTMDDINRLSLETPNLCKVAPAVSHYHMEDVHRAGGVIGILAELDRAGLINRDSPTVHSPTMGEAIQQWDIMTSADPITHTRYAAAPGNKVSLEAFSQSNQWGELDKDRAGGCIRDVGHAYSKDGGLAVLYGNLAPEGCIVKTAGVDPSVWTFTGPARIFESQEAAVDAILGDRVQAGDVVIIRYEGPKGGPGMQEMLYPTSYLKSKGLGKNCALITDGRFSGGTSGLSIGHVSPEAAEGGPIGLIEEGDLIEIDIPGRSILMKVADSELERRRKNMTDKGGRAWQPQGRNRQVSKALQAYAASTTSAARGAVRDVEQLRR from the coding sequence ATGGCCGGTTTACGATCCAACACGTCGACGCAGGGAAGGAATATGGCAGGCGCTCGTGCTCTATGGCGGGCCACCGGGGTTAAAAACAGCGATTTTGGCAAGCCTGTTATTGCTGTTGTCAACTCATTCACCCAGTTTGTGCCGGGGCATGTCCATCTTCATGCTCTCGGGCAGCTTGTGGTGGCCGAAGTGGAAAAAGCTGGCGGGATCGCCAAGGAATTCAATACGGTGGCGATCTGTGACGGCATTGCCATGGGCCATGCCGGCATGCTTTATAGCCTGCCCTCCAGGGAACTGATCGCCGACTCGGTTGAGTATATGGTCAACGCCCACTGTGCCGATGCTCTTGTCTGCATTTCCAACTGCGATAAAGTCACTCCCGGTATGCTCATGGCGGCCATGCGACTTAACATCCCGGCTATTTTTGTCTCCGGGGGGCCTATGGAGGCAGGCAAAGTCCATATCGCCGGCAAGGAACTTCATGTTGACCTGATTGATGCCATGGTTGCTGCCGCCACACCCGGAGTCAGCGATAAGGACCTGGCGGAATACGAGCGTTCGTCCTGTCCCACCTGTGGCTCCTGTTCGGGTATGTTTACCGCAAACTCCATGAATTGCCTGACAGAAGCCCTCGGGTTCAGTCTCCCTGGCAACGGCAGTCTCGTCGCCACGCACTCGGAGCGTAAAAAGCTTTTCGTTGAAGCGGGAAAACGAATCGTGGAGATGGCCAAACGCTATTATGAACAAGGTGATCAAACGGTTCTGCCTCGTTCTATCGCCGGCTTCGCCGCTTTTGAAAACGCCATGCGTCTGGATATCGCCATGGGCGGCTCTACCAATACGGTTCTTCATCTTCTGGCTGTGGCCCAGGAAGGGGCTGTCAACTTCACCATGGATGACATCAACCGGCTGTCGCTGGAAACTCCCAATTTATGCAAGGTGGCGCCGGCTGTTTCCCACTACCACATGGAGGATGTTCATCGTGCCGGCGGTGTCATCGGCATCCTGGCTGAACTCGATCGTGCCGGACTGATCAATCGCGACAGCCCGACCGTGCATAGTCCGACCATGGGCGAGGCTATTCAACAATGGGATATCATGACATCCGCTGATCCCATAACCCATACCCGGTATGCGGCTGCGCCCGGCAACAAGGTTTCCCTTGAAGCTTTCAGTCAAAGCAATCAGTGGGGGGAACTCGACAAGGACAGGGCCGGTGGTTGTATTCGAGACGTGGGTCATGCCTACAGCAAGGATGGCGGCCTGGCCGTGCTCTATGGCAACCTGGCGCCCGAAGGGTGTATCGTCAAAACCGCCGGAGTCGATCCGTCCGTGTGGACGTTTACCGGACCGGCCCGTATTTTTGAAAGCCAGGAGGCGGCCGTTGACGCCATCCTTGGGGATCGGGTCCAGGCCGGCGATGTCGTTATTATTCGTTACGAGGGGCCCAAGGGCGGGCCAGGCATGCAGGAAATGCTATATCCCACCAGTTACCTTAAATCCAAAGGTCTGGGGAAGAATTGTGCTCTCATTACGGATGGGCGCTTCTCGGGGGGAACTTCCGGACTGTCGATCGGTCATGTTTCCCCTGAAGCGGCAGAGGGCGGACCTATTGGCTTGATTGAAGAGGGGGATCTCATTGAGATTGATATCCCCGGGCGTTCCATCCTGATGAAAGTCGCTGACAGTGAACTGGAACGTCGAAGGAAGAACATGACGGACAAGGGGGGGAGGGCATGGCAGCCCCAAGGACGCAATAGGCAGGTCAGCAAAGCGCTGCAGGCCTATGCCGCTTCAACAACCAGTGCCGCCCGAGGGGCGGTCAGGGACGTCGAGCAGTTGCGTCGTTAG
- a CDS encoding lipopolysaccharide assembly protein LapB gives MIKKILLTGIVLGLILAAGCGINPQQRDEAKAHYMLGLSYLRENRLSQAMNEFRLAEEINPKDPEIQAALGQVLHIKEAYPEAEQRYLQAVKLSNEAPRFLNNLGALYLDMNRWDDAIRYFKATSSRLDFDNPEVPLSGIGYAYSQKGDYLQAVTFFKEAIATNMNYAPAYLGLGEAYYALDKTAEAVAQYREALAIAPNYAQAHYQMGLAQVKLGQTDAAIAAFNEVIRLIPDTELGKLSKEHLKVLE, from the coding sequence TTGATCAAGAAGATCCTTTTAACGGGAATTGTCCTGGGGCTGATTCTGGCTGCCGGTTGCGGCATCAATCCACAACAGAGAGATGAAGCAAAGGCCCATTATATGCTGGGGCTCTCATACTTGCGGGAGAACCGGTTGAGCCAGGCCATGAATGAATTTCGCCTGGCCGAAGAGATCAACCCCAAAGATCCTGAAATTCAGGCGGCCCTCGGGCAGGTGCTCCACATCAAAGAAGCTTATCCCGAGGCCGAACAGCGCTATCTCCAGGCCGTCAAATTGAGCAATGAAGCTCCCCGTTTTCTGAATAACCTCGGCGCCCTGTATCTCGACATGAATCGTTGGGACGACGCGATCCGTTACTTCAAGGCGACCTCCTCCCGGCTTGATTTCGATAATCCCGAGGTTCCGCTTTCGGGCATCGGTTACGCCTATTCTCAAAAAGGGGACTATCTGCAGGCTGTGACCTTCTTCAAGGAGGCCATCGCCACCAATATGAATTATGCTCCCGCTTATCTGGGGTTGGGGGAGGCCTATTACGCTCTGGATAAAACGGCCGAAGCGGTCGCCCAATATCGTGAGGCATTGGCCATCGCCCCCAATTACGCGCAGGCTCACTATCAGATGGGACTGGCCCAGGTCAAGCTGGGGCAAACCGATGCGGCCATTGCCGCCTTTAACGAGGTTATCCGGCTCATTCCCGATACCGAACTGGGCAAGTTGTCGAAAGAACATCTGAAAGTGCTGGAGTGA